The Hevea brasiliensis isolate MT/VB/25A 57/8 chromosome 1, ASM3005281v1, whole genome shotgun sequence genome has a window encoding:
- the LOC110642311 gene encoding transmembrane 9 superfamily member 7: MKMGTISATFFFAFLLISSAHSFYLPGVAPRDFHRGDPLSVKVNKLSSTKTQLPYDYYFLKYCKPKKIINNAENLGEVLRGDRIENSVYTFEMMEEQPCKVACGVTLDVESAKNFKEKIDDEYRVNMILDNLPVAVRRQRRDGSQSTTYEHGFRVGFKGTYAGSKEEKYFINNHLSFRVMYHKDTETDSARIVGFEVIPNSINHEYKEWDDNNPQVTTCNKDIKKLIQGSIVPQEVDSGKKVVFSYDVTFKESEIKWASRWDTYLLMNDDQIHWFSIINSLMIVLFLSGMVAMIMMRTLFRDIANYNQLETQDETQEETGWKLVHGDVFRAPINSSLLCVYVGTGVQIFGMTLVTMIFALLGFLSPSNRGGLMTAMVLLWVFMGILAGYSSARLYKMFKGTEWKRNTLKTAFMFPGILFAIFFVLNALIWGEQSSGAVPFGTMFALVCLWFGISVPLVFVGSYLGFKKPAIEDPVKTNKIPRQIPEQAWYMKPVFSILIGGILPFGAVFIELFFILTSIWLNQFYYIFGFLFIVFVILLITCAEITIVLCYFQLCSEDYHWWWRSYLTAGSSALYLFLYSVFYFFTKLEITKLVSGILYFGYMIIISYAFFVLTGTIGFYACFWFVRKIYSSVKID, encoded by the exons ATGAAGATGGGTACGATCTCTGCAACTTTCTTCTTCGCTTTCCTCCTTATCTCCTCTGCACACTCCTTCTATCTTCCTGGCGTAGCTCCTCGTGACTTTCACAGG GGGGATCCCCTTTCCGTCAAAGTGAACAAATTGTCATCTACGAAGACACAACTTCCATATGACTACTACTTCTTGAAATATTGTAAGCCTAAAAAGATTATTAACAATGCAGAAAATTTGGGAGAGGTTCTTCGAGGTGACCGAATTGAGAATTCTGTATACACT TTTGAAATGATGGAAGAGCAGCCATGCAAAGTGGCCTGTGGAGTCACTCTCGATGTTGAGTCTGCCAAGAATTTCAAGGAAAAAATTGATGATGAATATCGTGTCAACAT GATACTGGATAATCTACCAGTTGCTGTTCGTAGACAAAGGAGAGATGGCAGTCAGTCAACAACTTATGAACATGGTTTCCGTGTTGGATTCAAAGGAACTTACGCTGGG AGTAAAGAGGAGAAATATTTTATCAATAACCATTTGAGCTTTAGAGTTATGTATCACAAGGATACTGAGACAGACTCTGCTCGAATTGTTGGGTTTGAGGTTATTCCAAACAG TATTAATCATGAATACAAGGAATGGGATGATAACAATCCTCAAGTGACAACATGCAACAAGGACATCAAGAAGTTGATTCAAGGTAGTATTGTTCCACAAGAAGTTGACTCAGGCAAGAAAGTTGTATTCTCATATGATGTTACCTTCAAG GAAAGTGAGATTAAATGGGCATCTCGGTGGGACACATACCTACTCATGAATGATGATCAGATCCATTGGTTCTCCATCATAAACTCACTAATGATTGTCCTGTTCCTTTCTGGCATGGTGGCCATGATCATGATGAGAACTTTGTTCAGAGATATTGCAAACTACAATCAGTTGGAGACTCAAGATGAGACTCAGGAAGAAACAGGGTGGAAACTTGTCCATGGAGATGTGTTCCGGGCACCTATCAATTCTAGTTTACTTTGTGTTTATGTTGGTACAGGTGTACAAATCTTTGGAATGACACTAGTGACGATGATATTTGCATTGCTGGGTTTCTTATCCCCTTCCAACAGAGGTGGCCTTATGACAGCTATGGTTCTGTTGTGGGTCTTCATGGGCATATTAGCTGGTTACTCATCAGCACGTTTGTACAAAATGTTCAAGGGAACAGAGTGGAAGAGGAACACCCTAAAAACTGCATTTATGTTCCCGGGTATTCTTTTTGCTATCTTCTTTGTGCTGAATGCCTTAATTTGGGGAGAGCAGTCTTCAGGGGCAGTGCCTTTTGGGACCATGTTTGCTTTGGTTTGCTTGTGGTTTGGCATATCTGTCCCCTTGGTCTTTGTAGGTAGTTACCTTGGTTTCAAAAAGCCAGCTATTGAAGACCCTGTGAAAACAAACAAAATTCCTAGGCAAATACCTGAACAGGCATGGTACATGAAACCAGTCTTCTCCATACTCATTGGAGGCATTCTACCATTTGGTGCTGTTTTTATCGAGCTCTTCTTCATCTTGACATCAATATGGCTGAATCAATTCTACTACATATTTGGTTTCCTCTTCATAGTGTTTGTTATCCTTTTGATCACTTGCGCAGAGATAACAATTGTACTCTGTTACTTCCAGTTATGCAGTGAGGACTATCACTGGTGGTGGAGATCTTACCTGACTGCTGGCTCATCTGCTCTGTACCTTTTCCTCTACTCAGTATTCTACTTCTTTACCAAATTGGAAATCACAAAGTTGGTTTCTGGAATCCTCTACTTTGGTTATATGATAATCATAtcgtatgctttctttgttttgaCCGGAACAATTGGGTTCTATGCTTGCTTCTGGTTCGTCCGAAAGATCTACTCCTCCGTCAAAATTGACTGA